The following proteins are encoded in a genomic region of Limosilactobacillus reuteri subsp. reuteri:
- the tnpA gene encoding IS200/IS605 family transposase, translating into MANKLNSLAHTKWLCKYHIVFIPKYRRKAIFNQYRRDLRDYIRLLCKYKGVEIIEGHMMPDHVHLLVSISPKLSVSQFMGYLKGKSALMMFDRHANLKYKYGNRHFWAEGYYVSTVGLNESTIKKYIRDQEKHDIAMDKLTSVEYSDPFKGK; encoded by the coding sequence ATGGCTAATAAATTAAATAGCTTAGCCCATACGAAGTGGTTATGTAAGTATCACATCGTATTCATACCAAAGTATAGACGTAAAGCGATCTTCAATCAATACCGAAGAGACCTAAGAGATTATATTCGTTTATTGTGCAAATATAAGGGAGTAGAAATAATTGAAGGTCATATGATGCCAGATCATGTGCACTTGTTAGTAAGTATTTCGCCGAAACTAAGTGTATCGCAGTTTATGGGATACTTAAAAGGGAAAAGTGCATTAATGATGTTTGATCGACATGCAAACTTAAAATACAAATATGGGAACCGACATTTTTGGGCTGAAGGCTACTATGTGAGTACAGTTGGATTAAATGAATCCACGATAAAGAAGTATATCCGAGATCAAGAGAAACATGATATAGCAATGGATAAGCTAACAAGTGTGGAATATTCGGACCCTTTTAAGGGTAAGTGA
- a CDS encoding cupredoxin domain-containing protein, whose amino-acid sequence MSIFSKDQTKKVVVNAENHGYKPETVTFKQGKPAQLKFIPSDNMGCMNEVVFKELGIDEKLDGKKEVTVDIPTDKPGTYNYACGMDMFHGKVVVK is encoded by the coding sequence ATGAGTATTTTTTCAAAAGATCAAACTAAAAAAGTTGTTGTTAATGCAGAAAATCATGGCTACAAACCAGAAACGGTTACTTTCAAACAAGGAAAGCCAGCGCAATTAAAATTTATCCCCTCCGATAACATGGGATGTATGAATGAAGTCGTCTTTAAGGAACTTGGGATTGATGAGAAGTTAGACGGTAAAAAAGAAGTTACTGTTGATATTCCAACTGACAAGCCGGGAACTTATAACTATGCTTGCGGAATGGATATGTTTCATGGAAAGGTTGTTGTAAAGTAA
- a CDS encoding glucose-6-phosphate isomerase, whose translation MTHIKFDSSALKQFVHENELGEMQAMVNAANDELRNGTGAGADFRDWLHLPTEYDKEEFARIKKAADKIQRDSDVLVVIGIGGSYLGAQMAIDFLHNTFYQAQNAKDRKAPLVVFAGNSLSSTYVHDLIQLIGDKDFSINVVSKSGTTTEPSIAFRIFKGLLIKKYGENEANKRIYATTDKTKGALKTEADAHGYETFVIPDGVGGRYSVLSAVGLLPIAASGADIDKLMEGAAQAEKDYVDPDLTKNEAYQYAAYRNILYRKGYETELLENYEPNMRMFAEWWKQLAGESEGKDQKGIYPSSANFTTDLHSLGQYIQEGRRFLMETVVKLDKPNYDMEIPTEPDNLDGLGYLEGKTMDYVNTKAYEAVVAAHTDGGVPVMTVHIPQEDEYTLGYLIYFFEVAMGISGYLNGINPFNQPGVEAYKTNMFGLLGKPGYEEIGKELRAKMDKND comes from the coding sequence ATGACACACATTAAATTTGACAGTAGCGCATTAAAGCAATTTGTTCATGAAAACGAACTTGGTGAAATGCAAGCAATGGTTAACGCCGCTAATGATGAATTACGGAATGGAACTGGTGCTGGCGCCGACTTCCGTGATTGGCTCCATTTACCAACCGAATATGACAAAGAAGAATTTGCCCGTATTAAGAAGGCTGCTGATAAGATTCAACGTGATTCAGATGTTTTAGTTGTTATTGGGATTGGTGGTTCTTACCTTGGTGCCCAAATGGCAATTGACTTCTTACACAATACTTTCTATCAAGCTCAAAATGCAAAAGACCGGAAAGCTCCGTTGGTAGTCTTTGCTGGTAACTCCTTAAGTTCAACCTATGTTCATGACTTGATCCAATTAATTGGTGACAAAGACTTTTCAATCAATGTTGTTTCAAAGTCAGGAACAACCACTGAACCATCAATTGCCTTCCGAATCTTTAAGGGCCTTTTAATTAAGAAGTATGGTGAAAATGAAGCTAATAAGCGGATTTATGCTACTACTGATAAGACTAAGGGTGCCTTAAAGACTGAAGCAGATGCTCATGGCTATGAAACCTTTGTTATTCCTGATGGGGTTGGAGGACGTTACTCAGTTCTTTCTGCTGTAGGTCTTTTACCAATTGCTGCTTCTGGTGCGGACATTGATAAGTTGATGGAAGGGGCTGCACAAGCGGAAAAGGATTATGTTGATCCTGATCTAACCAAGAACGAAGCCTACCAATACGCTGCTTACCGGAACATTCTTTATCGTAAGGGCTATGAAACAGAATTACTCGAAAACTACGAGCCTAACATGCGGATGTTTGCGGAATGGTGGAAACAATTAGCTGGGGAATCAGAAGGAAAAGACCAAAAGGGAATCTATCCTTCTTCAGCTAACTTCACAACCGACCTTCATTCACTTGGTCAATACATCCAAGAAGGTCGCCGTTTCTTAATGGAAACCGTTGTTAAGCTTGATAAGCCAAATTATGACATGGAAATTCCAACAGAACCAGATAATCTTGATGGTTTAGGCTACTTGGAAGGTAAGACAATGGATTACGTTAACACCAAGGCTTATGAAGCGGTGGTTGCTGCTCATACTGATGGTGGAGTACCAGTGATGACTGTTCATATCCCACAAGAAGACGAATATACTTTAGGTTACCTTATTTACTTCTTTGAGGTTGCGATGGGAATTTCAGGTTACTTAAACGGTATTAATCCATTTAACCAACCAGGTGTTGAAGCTTATAAGACTAACATGTTTGGATTGCTTGGTAAGCCAGGATATGAAGAAATTGGTAAAGAATTACGGGCTAAGATGGATAAGAACGATTAG
- a CDS encoding matrixin family metalloprotease, giving the protein MLTQSWLHRITGKEVATPTKQNADQQTGAQDTPADARWEQNSATIYVNISNPVLKNATETAIAQWNNTKAFTFKIVNDKNANISVSAVNDPNNGAAGLTNTSMNSATGYYLHATVELNSYYLLNPAFGYSQERIVNTAEHELGHAIGLQHTNKISVMQPAGSYYPIQSRDIEAVKALYSRTPQPIIAENNSNR; this is encoded by the coding sequence GTGCTTACTCAATCGTGGCTACACCGAATAACCGGTAAAGAAGTTGCAACCCCAACTAAACAAAACGCTGACCAACAAACTGGGGCACAAGATACACCCGCTGATGCACGCTGGGAACAAAACTCTGCAACGATCTATGTTAATATCAGTAATCCAGTATTAAAGAATGCAACAGAAACCGCAATTGCCCAATGGAATAACACGAAGGCATTCACATTTAAAATCGTTAATGATAAGAATGCAAATATTAGTGTTTCCGCTGTTAATGATCCAAATAACGGGGCAGCGGGACTTACCAATACAAGCATGAATTCCGCAACTGGATATTATCTGCACGCAACAGTAGAGCTAAATTCTTATTACCTATTAAATCCTGCCTTTGGCTACTCACAAGAACGAATCGTAAATACTGCTGAGCATGAATTAGGGCATGCAATTGGTCTACAGCACACGAACAAGATTTCTGTGATGCAGCCAGCTGGATCATATTATCCCATTCAATCACGAGACATAGAGGCTGTGAAGGCTTTATATTCACGAACTCCACAACCAATCATCGCCGAAAACAATTCCAACAGATAG
- the argF gene encoding ornithine carbamoyltransferase: MAFNLRNRSFLTLADFNTREMEYMLDLAEDLKKAKYAGYEGKNLKGKNIALIFEKSSTRTRCSFEVGAKDEGAHVTYLGPSGSHIGHKESVKDTARVLGGMFDGIEYRGFSQRNVEILAKYSGVPVWNGLTDEDHPTQVLADFLTAHEVLKKPYKDIKFAFVGDGQDNVSNALMLGAAVMGMEYHVVTPKELEPTKETLDKANEIAAKTGAKIVVTNDIKEGVKGMDVIYADVWVSMGESDDMWEKRINLLKPYQVTMDVMKATENPNVLFEHCLPAFHNLDTEVGKEIEKKFGLKEMEVTDEVFESEHSVVFREAENRMHTIKAVMVATLGEQN; the protein is encoded by the coding sequence ATGGCTTTTAATTTACGTAATCGTAGTTTCTTAACTCTTGCAGATTTTAACACTCGGGAAATGGAATACATGCTTGATCTTGCTGAAGATTTAAAGAAGGCAAAATATGCTGGTTATGAAGGCAAGAATCTTAAAGGTAAGAACATTGCTTTAATTTTTGAAAAGAGTTCTACTCGTACTCGTTGTTCTTTTGAAGTTGGTGCTAAGGATGAAGGTGCTCATGTAACTTACCTTGGCCCATCAGGTTCACACATCGGTCACAAGGAATCTGTTAAGGATACTGCACGAGTTCTTGGTGGAATGTTTGATGGTATCGAATACCGTGGATTCTCACAACGCAATGTTGAAATTTTAGCTAAGTACTCTGGTGTACCAGTTTGGAATGGTTTAACTGACGAAGACCACCCAACACAAGTACTTGCTGACTTCTTAACCGCTCACGAAGTATTGAAGAAGCCTTACAAGGACATCAAGTTTGCCTTTGTAGGTGACGGTCAAGACAATGTTTCAAATGCATTGATGCTTGGTGCCGCTGTAATGGGGATGGAATACCACGTTGTTACTCCTAAGGAATTGGAACCAACTAAGGAAACTCTAGATAAGGCTAATGAAATTGCTGCCAAGACTGGTGCTAAGATTGTTGTTACTAATGACATCAAAGAAGGTGTCAAAGGTATGGACGTAATCTATGCTGATGTTTGGGTATCAATGGGTGAATCTGATGATATGTGGGAAAAGCGGATCAACCTTCTTAAGCCTTACCAAGTAACAATGGATGTTATGAAGGCTACTGAAAACCCTAATGTTCTCTTTGAACACTGTCTTCCTGCATTCCACAACCTCGACACTGAAGTTGGTAAGGAAATTGAAAAGAAGTTTGGCTTAAAGGAAATGGAAGTTACTGACGAAGTATTCGAAAGTGAACATTCAGTTGTCTTCCGTGAAGCCGAAAACCGGATGCACACTATCAAGGCTGTAATGGTTGCAACTTTGGGTGAACAAAACTAA
- a CDS encoding cupredoxin domain-containing protein, whose amino-acid sequence MEILRIAVIIIALLLIAFIVWWFFGKHTESAGKSTIVNDEQTATIVVNGGYSPSTVILKKGIPAQVNFDMHDSTACLSHVVFEQLGVNKDLTKQKITTINIPTDKAQTFNFACGMDMFHGKVIVK is encoded by the coding sequence GTGGAAATATTGAGAATTGCCGTTATAATTATTGCCCTGCTTTTGATTGCATTTATTGTTTGGTGGTTCTTCGGAAAGCATACAGAGTCGGCGGGAAAATCAACTATTGTTAATGATGAGCAAACTGCAACGATTGTCGTTAATGGTGGTTATTCTCCATCAACCGTTATCTTGAAAAAGGGAATTCCGGCTCAAGTTAACTTTGATATGCATGACTCGACGGCTTGTTTATCACATGTAGTATTTGAACAGCTAGGAGTTAATAAGGACTTAACAAAGCAAAAGATTACGACGATTAATATTCCAACAGATAAAGCCCAGACTTTTAACTTTGCTTGTGGGATGGATATGTTTCATGGAAAGGTGATTGTTAAATAA
- a CDS encoding DMT family transporter encodes MSNKKVLGTAMIITACTFWGISGLFAKALFNVSSSITSMWLTQVRMVSAGIILVLLSQIRGKHPFQIFKDLHSAWIIFAYGVFGLVPVQYAYFMAVQYGNASIATILQFIGPFFIIAYQAMFRHLPPRRIEIISAIIAFLGVFIIATHGQFNHLAMTLSVLIWGLISAIGVATNTLIPQNMLREGRVPSLIITGWGLLFAGLTLVLIHPSQPHIPNVPSVWLYVLGILVIGTLIPFQLANNSLKYIDATTFSLMDAFEPLSATIGSVLIFHLQMTGADILGSILVIVAVLAINIRIPQKKLKSN; translated from the coding sequence ATGTCAAATAAAAAAGTTTTAGGTACAGCGATGATTATTACTGCCTGTACCTTTTGGGGTATTTCAGGGCTTTTTGCGAAGGCCCTTTTTAATGTTAGTAGTTCAATTACATCAATGTGGTTAACGCAGGTTCGAATGGTTTCAGCTGGAATTATTTTAGTCTTATTAAGCCAAATTCGTGGGAAGCATCCCTTTCAAATTTTTAAGGACCTTCATTCTGCATGGATTATCTTTGCATATGGTGTTTTTGGGTTAGTTCCGGTTCAGTATGCTTACTTTATGGCTGTCCAATATGGGAATGCTTCGATCGCAACCATTCTCCAATTCATCGGGCCCTTTTTCATCATTGCTTATCAAGCTATGTTTCGACACCTGCCACCACGACGAATTGAAATTATTAGTGCAATTATCGCCTTTTTAGGTGTTTTTATTATCGCAACTCATGGCCAATTTAACCATTTAGCAATGACGCTTAGTGTTCTAATATGGGGATTAATTTCTGCAATTGGTGTTGCAACAAATACCTTAATTCCACAAAATATGCTTCGCGAAGGTCGAGTTCCCTCATTAATTATTACGGGGTGGGGGCTATTATTTGCCGGATTAACCTTAGTGCTTATTCACCCTAGTCAACCACATATTCCTAACGTTCCTTCAGTTTGGTTATATGTGTTAGGCATTCTAGTAATTGGGACCTTAATTCCCTTTCAGCTAGCTAATAATTCATTAAAATATATCGATGCAACTACATTTAGTTTAATGGATGCATTTGAACCTTTATCAGCAACAATCGGTTCAGTCCTAATTTTTCATTTACAAATGACGGGAGCAGATATCCTTGGTTCGATTTTAGTTATCGTTGCAGTACTTGCGATTAACATTCGCATTCCACAGAAAAAATTAAAGAGTAACTAA
- a CDS encoding DNA-binding domain-containing protein produces MNFYILDNDSKIIHLLSNIIENDFNNTVVGTTSNPQQAYDDAMRLGIDIMFIDYAMPTMDGVQLIQKIQDSHHYPHFIMTAQAILPSVKTSAYQHGIDFFIEKPLNIAEVKSVIKLAAQNINMSNRLLQVLDLVSGAATNNNTVTISGKTKKKENAQSILRFLGITAGNGAPAINKLVNTMIEREISFDEVNFEEFFQCDEHGKKIIFQRIRRDIKTGLNNLAHMCMDYPENDIILEYANNLYEYKNVHNEISFLKGERTNGGQVSLKHFFNGLIQEIN; encoded by the coding sequence ATGAATTTTTATATTTTAGATAATGATAGTAAAATTATTCATTTATTATCCAATATTATTGAAAATGATTTCAATAATACTGTCGTCGGAACAACTTCTAATCCGCAACAGGCCTACGATGATGCAATGCGCCTAGGAATTGATATCATGTTTATCGATTATGCAATGCCAACGATGGATGGGGTCCAACTTATTCAAAAAATTCAGGACAGTCATCATTATCCACACTTCATTATGACTGCTCAAGCAATTCTGCCTTCTGTCAAAACAAGTGCATATCAACATGGGATTGATTTTTTTATTGAAAAACCACTAAACATTGCAGAAGTTAAGTCAGTGATTAAACTAGCAGCGCAAAATATTAATATGTCTAACCGTCTTCTTCAAGTTTTGGACCTTGTAAGTGGTGCTGCGACGAATAATAATACAGTTACGATTAGCGGGAAAACCAAGAAAAAAGAAAACGCTCAGTCCATCTTACGTTTTCTTGGGATTACAGCCGGAAATGGTGCTCCTGCAATTAATAAACTTGTTAATACGATGATTGAACGGGAAATTAGTTTTGATGAGGTTAATTTTGAAGAATTTTTCCAATGTGATGAGCATGGTAAAAAGATAATTTTCCAACGAATTCGGCGCGATATAAAAACTGGTCTTAATAATCTCGCACATATGTGTATGGATTATCCAGAAAACGACATTATTTTGGAATATGCGAATAACTTATATGAATATAAAAATGTCCACAATGAAATTTCATTTCTCAAAGGAGAGCGTACTAATGGTGGGCAAGTGTCACTAAAACACTTCTTTAATGGATTGATTCAAGAAATAAATTAA
- the arcC gene encoding carbamate kinase, translating to MAKVVVALGGNALGKSPEEQLKLVKNTASSLIGLIAAGNQVVISHGNGPQVGAINLGMNFAAEHGKTAAFPFPECGAMSQGYIGYHLQQSLENELHRRWMNKSVATIVTQIAVDPNDPAFENPSKPVGDFYTKEQADEIAKEKGYTFKEDAGRGYRQVVPSPLPMKIMELDSIKTLIDADKLVIAGGGGGVPVIITDKGLEGVPAVIDKDRSSALLADKIDADKLIILTAVDHVYVNYGKPDEKALKTLNVAEAQKYMKEGQFAAGSMLPKIEACLSFVEGHPEREALITSLDGLDDALAGKVGTVIRDN from the coding sequence ATGGCTAAAGTAGTCGTTGCTCTAGGGGGAAATGCATTAGGCAAATCACCTGAAGAACAATTAAAGTTAGTAAAGAATACTGCTTCCTCATTAATTGGGCTAATTGCTGCAGGAAATCAAGTAGTTATTAGTCACGGTAATGGTCCACAAGTGGGTGCCATTAATTTAGGGATGAATTTCGCTGCTGAACACGGTAAAACTGCTGCTTTTCCTTTCCCAGAATGTGGTGCAATGAGTCAAGGTTATATTGGCTACCATTTGCAACAAAGTTTAGAAAATGAATTACACCGTCGTTGGATGAATAAGAGTGTGGCAACGATTGTAACGCAAATTGCAGTTGACCCTAATGATCCTGCTTTTGAAAATCCATCAAAGCCGGTTGGTGACTTCTACACTAAAGAACAAGCTGATGAAATTGCCAAAGAAAAGGGCTACACTTTTAAAGAAGATGCGGGCCGTGGATACCGTCAAGTTGTTCCTTCTCCACTACCGATGAAGATTATGGAACTTGATAGCATCAAAACATTGATTGACGCTGACAAGCTTGTTATTGCCGGTGGTGGTGGTGGTGTACCTGTAATCATCACTGATAAAGGACTTGAAGGAGTTCCAGCGGTTATTGATAAGGACCGTTCAAGTGCCTTGCTAGCTGACAAGATCGATGCCGATAAGTTGATTATTTTAACTGCCGTTGATCATGTTTATGTTAACTATGGAAAGCCAGATGAAAAAGCCCTTAAGACGTTAAACGTTGCAGAAGCTCAAAAATACATGAAGGAAGGACAATTTGCTGCTGGTAGTATGCTACCTAAGATTGAAGCATGTCTTTCATTTGTTGAAGGTCATCCAGAACGAGAAGCATTAATTACTTCATTAGATGGTCTTGATGATGCTCTTGCCGGTAAAGTCGGGACAGTTATTCGTGATAACTAA